A stretch of the Arvicola amphibius chromosome 8, mArvAmp1.2, whole genome shotgun sequence genome encodes the following:
- the Ceacam19 gene encoding carcinoembryonic antigen-related cell adhesion molecule 19: MEINIRTTGSFSKGFLFSALILSLWLPQGSQAALHILKTPEKPQKNQDLLLSLRGVPGTIQDFIWYLGEETNGGTRLFSYIPGLQRPQRDGYAMGQRDIVGFPNGSMLLRGAQPSDSGTYQVAITVNPAWTLKAKTEVQVADTREYSLTSHLPVNAGIMAATIIGSLAVGSLLVSGIAYLLVTRRWKGRSPRIAATEQPELNTIPESGDSNVYEVMPSPVFLVSPIRDTGPVNPAMSLPPLPSQQPQPENQYYQDLLNPDPAPYCQLVPTS; this comes from the exons ATGGAGATTAATATCCGGACCACAGGCAGCTTCTCAAAGGGCTTCCTATTCTCAG CCTTGATCCTGTCTCTCTGGCTGCCCCAAGGCTCCCAGGCAGCCCTCCACATCCTAAAGACCCCAGAGAAGCCCCAAAAGAACCAGGACCTTCTCCTGTCCCTTCGTGGTGTCCCTGGCACCATCCAGGACTTTATCTGGTACCTGGGGGAGGAGACAAATGGCGGCACAAGGCTGTTCTCTTACATCCCTGGACTACAGCGGCCCCAGAGGGATGGCTACGCCATGGGACAGCGAGACATTGTTGGCTTCCCCAATGGTTCCATGTTGCTGCGAGGTGCCCAACCTTCAGACAGTGGCACCTACCAAGTGGCCATCACCGTCAACCCTGCCTGGACATTGAAGGCCAAGACTGAGGTCCAGGTGGCTG ATACACGTGAATACTCACTCACATCCCATCTGCCTGTCAATGCTGGGATCATGGCTGCTACCATCATTGGGAGTCTTGCTGTGGGCTCACTGCTTGTAAGTGGCATTGCCTACCTCCTGGTCACTCGAAGATGGAAGGGCAGGAGCCCCAG GATTGCAGCTACAGAGCAGCCGGAACTGAACACTATTCCTGAATCTG GTGACAGCAACGTCTATGAAGTGATGCCATCTCCAGTCTTCCTGGTGTCCCCCATCAGAGACACAGGGCCAGTGAACCCAGCCATG AGCCTGCCTCCACTCCCATCCCAACAACCACAGCCTGAGAACCAGTACTACCAG gACCTGCTAAACCCCGACCCAGCCCCGTACTGCCAGCTGGTGCCAACATCCTGA